The Acidobacteriota bacterium genome has a segment encoding these proteins:
- a CDS encoding cation:proton antiporter yields MHEILDTIVIASFLGIVAQVFAEKLKLPAILPLLLLGMTAGPHGFHLFDPEALGDGLEVFIHLGVAVILFEGGLSLDPRELRKVGAPVRNLLTLGVVVTGVGSAWVAQAITGMPWATAALFGAIVTVTGPTVIVPLLRHMISPPAVRTVLVSEGLIIDPIGAVLAYLVLQWIERSPGQGLQALVVEVLVLAATGAVLGFVAGSLAKFAARGRLLGGELRNLAILVLLLGCYMVAEGRAPQSGILAAVVMGFTLSASDVPDLASVKVFKGQLTVLLISVLFVLLSGQLELTSMIDMGWRGIAVAAALILIVRPLSVAVSVWPSHMDFKSRLVLALTAPRGIVAAAVASLSVIQLRQFGLEEGAVILEGLIYLLIIITGVWATVMALLLPRWLGFHKDPSRRRTLIIGASPVTRLLASHLAASGRRVVVIDSVREKLTSLRSAGVEIVRGDARNASSYEKAGIERDNDVLLLTPNDDLNVLCAELVREEFGIEHPVVAMHKPSEEFGRLRRAYMDLLAGETFDLQVWNRRIGTGQADLFEVDLGQEGAREAVAAVLGDQDDQDAIFLCGWSGDKPVFRRGSLKELRFDRLALLARPAVAEKLATYRWQPATEDEATAEMPPILEGGSPAEAVP; encoded by the coding sequence ATGCACGAAATCCTCGACACCATCGTGATCGCGAGCTTTCTGGGCATCGTCGCCCAGGTCTTCGCCGAGAAGCTCAAGCTGCCGGCGATTCTGCCGCTGCTGTTGCTGGGCATGACGGCCGGCCCCCATGGCTTCCATCTCTTCGATCCGGAGGCCTTGGGCGACGGCCTGGAGGTCTTCATCCACCTCGGCGTGGCGGTGATCCTGTTCGAGGGCGGTCTGAGCCTCGACCCGCGGGAGCTGCGCAAGGTGGGGGCGCCGGTGCGTAACTTGCTCACCCTCGGCGTGGTGGTCACCGGCGTCGGCTCGGCTTGGGTGGCGCAGGCGATCACCGGCATGCCTTGGGCGACGGCGGCGCTCTTCGGGGCGATCGTCACGGTGACCGGTCCGACCGTCATCGTGCCGCTGCTGCGGCACATGATCTCGCCGCCGGCGGTGCGTACGGTGCTGGTCTCCGAGGGCTTGATCATCGATCCCATCGGGGCGGTGCTGGCCTACCTGGTGCTGCAGTGGATCGAGCGCTCTCCGGGCCAAGGGCTGCAGGCCCTGGTGGTCGAGGTGCTGGTGCTGGCGGCCACTGGCGCGGTGCTGGGATTCGTCGCCGGCTCCCTCGCCAAGTTCGCCGCCCGCGGTCGCCTGCTCGGTGGCGAGCTGCGCAACCTCGCCATCCTGGTCCTGCTGCTCGGCTGCTACATGGTGGCCGAGGGCCGGGCGCCGCAGTCGGGCATCCTGGCGGCGGTGGTGATGGGCTTCACCCTCTCGGCCTCGGACGTTCCCGATCTGGCGTCCGTCAAGGTGTTCAAGGGGCAGCTCACGGTGCTGTTGATCTCGGTCCTCTTCGTCCTGCTCTCCGGACAGCTCGAGCTGACCTCGATGATCGACATGGGCTGGCGCGGTATCGCCGTCGCCGCCGCCCTCATCTTGATCGTGCGGCCGCTGTCGGTCGCGGTGTCGGTGTGGCCTTCGCACATGGATTTCAAGTCGCGCCTGGTGCTCGCGCTGACGGCGCCGCGCGGCATCGTGGCCGCCGCCGTCGCCTCCCTGTCGGTGATTCAGCTACGTCAGTTCGGCCTCGAAGAAGGCGCCGTGATCCTCGAGGGACTGATCTACCTGCTGATCATCATCACCGGGGTTTGGGCCACGGTGATGGCGTTGCTCTTGCCGCGCTGGCTGGGTTTTCACAAAGACCCCTCGCGCCGGCGTACGCTGATCATCGGTGCCAGTCCCGTGACCCGGCTGCTCGCCAGTCATCTGGCGGCGTCGGGCCGGCGGGTGGTGGTGATCGATTCGGTGCGCGAGAAGCTGACCAGCTTGCGGAGCGCCGGGGTGGAGATCGTGCGCGGCGATGCGCGCAACGCCTCGAGCTACGAGAAGGCCGGCATCGAGCGCGACAACGATGTCCTCCTGCTGACTCCCAACGATGACCTCAATGTGCTCTGCGCCGAGCTGGTGCGGGAAGAGTTCGGCATCGAGCATCCGGTGGTGGCGATGCACAAGCCGTCCGAGGAGTTCGGCCGCCTGCGTCGCGCCTACATGGACCTGCTCGCCGGCGAGACCTTCGACCTGCAGGTCTGGAACCGTCGGATCGGCACCGGTCAGGCGGATCTGTTCGAGGTCGACCTGGGCCAGGAGGGGGCCCGCGAGGCGGTGGCGGCGGTGCTCGGTGACCAGGACGATCAGGACGCCATCTTCCTGTGTGGCTGGAGCGGCGACAAGCCGGTCTTCCGTCGCGGCTCGCTGAAGGAGCTGCGCTTCGACCGTCTGGCCCTGCTGGCCCGGCCGGCAGTGGCGGAGAAGCTCGCCACCTACCGCTGGCAGCCGGCGACGGAGGACGAGGCGACGGCGGAGATGCCGCCGATTTTGGAGGGAGGCTCGCCGGCGGAGGCGGTCCCCTGA
- a CDS encoding VanZ family protein: MGREGRGPAWLWAAGIALALLLPVPDLPASDSLPRLPVPLDLLVHGALFFVLVLLAIPAFGRARRVGLMAAAYGVLTEAAQALVPYRSAEWSDLWADWVGIALALVWCTLRSRAKRP; the protein is encoded by the coding sequence ATGGGGCGCGAAGGGCGGGGACCAGCGTGGCTGTGGGCGGCAGGGATCGCCCTGGCCTTGCTGCTGCCGGTACCGGACTTGCCAGCGTCCGATTCCCTGCCCCGATTGCCCGTGCCCCTCGACCTGTTGGTCCACGGGGCGCTCTTCTTCGTCTTGGTGTTGCTTGCGATCCCGGCCTTCGGCCGCGCCCGCAGGGTCGGCCTGATGGCCGCCGCTTACGGCGTTCTGACGGAAGCGGCCCAGGCCTTGGTGCCCTATCGCTCAGCGGAATGGAGCGACCTGTGGGCCGATTGGGTCGGCATCGCCCTCGCCCTGGTGTGGTGTACACTGCGATCTCGCGCAAAGCGTCCGTAG
- a CDS encoding O-antigen ligase family protein, producing the protein MNSRRSSPKSRVLTLAEACLWALLWVPPLVLSPSRADAFDLPKRLVSEGLALLSLLLLAWSLRRVDRFEWRAMVARPVVRAVGPLLLVASLGALVTAHREHVAQALPSLWIGAAALVGWSLGLGTARLRRLLDLSVLPAALIGALAILQFHGFQPLAFVGGEQGARLGLTSLAGNAGVLANYLVIPALIAQEWGWRRRQKLLHLVLAGALALVCLYAIAVTQTVAALAAVVVGSALLWLGLLPRRRALAGLAAAALLLATAVAVGTPLRQRVAKKAAELTSGEWNKALAGRLDGWRAAAWMVGEKPFTGVGHGAYSAQFIAAKGELAESGVPFFAGQERVMFVNAHNELLEVAAELGWPGLGALLWGIWVLVRRLRTMPSDGRALAVASVIALAVLASAHFPFRVALSAYPALILLAWIFSEERS; encoded by the coding sequence TTGAACTCCCGACGATCTTCCCCCAAGTCTCGTGTCCTCACTCTGGCAGAGGCCTGCCTGTGGGCGTTGCTGTGGGTGCCGCCGCTGGTTCTCTCGCCGTCGCGGGCGGATGCCTTCGACCTCCCCAAGCGTTTGGTCAGCGAAGGTCTGGCTCTACTCTCTCTGCTGCTGCTCGCCTGGTCCCTGCGCCGGGTCGATCGCTTCGAATGGAGGGCTATGGTGGCTCGACCGGTGGTGCGGGCGGTGGGTCCGCTCTTGCTGGTGGCCAGCCTCGGGGCTTTGGTGACGGCTCACCGCGAGCACGTCGCCCAGGCTCTGCCGAGCCTTTGGATCGGTGCTGCGGCCCTGGTCGGCTGGAGTCTCGGCCTGGGCACCGCTCGGCTGCGCCGATTGCTCGATCTCTCGGTGCTGCCGGCGGCCTTGATCGGAGCGCTGGCGATCCTCCAGTTTCATGGTTTTCAACCGCTCGCCTTCGTTGGCGGTGAGCAGGGCGCGCGCCTTGGCCTGACCTCCTTGGCCGGCAACGCCGGGGTGCTGGCCAACTACCTGGTGATTCCAGCCTTGATCGCGCAGGAGTGGGGCTGGCGGCGGCGCCAGAAGCTGCTTCACCTGGTCCTCGCCGGAGCGCTGGCCTTGGTCTGTCTCTACGCCATTGCGGTGACCCAGACGGTGGCGGCGCTGGCAGCGGTGGTGGTGGGGAGCGCGCTCCTCTGGCTCGGACTGCTGCCGCGGCGACGCGCCCTCGCCGGACTGGCGGCGGCGGCTTTGCTGCTGGCGACGGCCGTCGCGGTCGGGACACCGCTGCGCCAGCGGGTCGCCAAGAAGGCGGCGGAGCTCACCAGCGGGGAATGGAACAAAGCCCTGGCTGGACGCCTCGACGGTTGGCGGGCGGCGGCCTGGATGGTGGGCGAGAAGCCGTTCACGGGCGTCGGCCACGGTGCCTACTCGGCGCAGTTCATCGCCGCCAAGGGCGAGCTCGCGGAGTCCGGCGTACCCTTTTTCGCGGGCCAGGAACGGGTGATGTTCGTCAATGCTCACAACGAGCTCTTGGAAGTGGCGGCGGAGCTCGGCTGGCCGGGGCTGGGCGCCCTGCTGTGGGGTATTTGGGTGCTGGTGCGGCGGTTGCGGACGATGCCCTCCGACGGCCGTGCCCTGGCGGTGGCGTCGGTGATCGCCTTGGCCGTCTTGGCCAGTGCCCACTTCCCCTTCCGGGTCGCCCTGTCGGCCTATCCGGCCCTCATTCTGCTGGCCTGGATCTTCAGCGAGGAGAGGTCGTGA
- a CDS encoding DUF4136 domain-containing protein, whose amino-acid sequence MLRSAIFRRLAGGFGGLLLLAQVSLLLGCATSQPVRSWVERSASFEECNGFAWLPRGSRPWNPQLSPRLDAVVREEIARAMAARGCPERDSASATFSIYYQFTPPDRFGPSAPGPIGSGSSTSVGIEVERSSGDRLYVEAREAATGKTVWRGWAGNVMARGDDTVARFRAATARILATFPVPVQAPALTD is encoded by the coding sequence ATGCTGCGATCAGCCATCTTCAGACGTCTTGCCGGTGGTTTCGGAGGGCTCCTCCTGCTGGCTCAAGTCTCGCTGCTGCTGGGCTGCGCCACCTCGCAACCGGTGCGCTCCTGGGTGGAGCGCTCGGCGAGCTTCGAGGAGTGCAACGGCTTTGCCTGGCTGCCGCGCGGCAGTCGGCCCTGGAACCCACAGCTTTCGCCCCGTCTCGACGCCGTGGTGCGGGAAGAGATCGCCCGGGCGATGGCCGCTCGCGGTTGTCCCGAGCGCGATTCCGCCAGCGCCACTTTCTCGATCTACTATCAGTTCACGCCGCCGGATCGCTTCGGACCGTCGGCCCCGGGACCGATCGGCTCCGGCTCCAGCACCAGCGTCGGAATCGAGGTCGAGCGCAGCAGTGGCGATCGGCTCTATGTCGAAGCTCGGGAAGCCGCCACCGGCAAGACCGTCTGGCGAGGTTGGGCCGGCAATGTGATGGCGCGTGGGGACGATACGGTGGCGCGCTTCCGCGCCGCTACGGCGAGGATCTTGGCGACCTTCCCGGTGCCGGTCCAGGCTCCGGCTCTAACGGACTAG
- a CDS encoding carboxymuconolactone decarboxylase family protein, which produces MPWIKVFTLEEATGLLKRQYEAAIARAGKVWNIVSVMGQNPRVMKTSMDLYGAVMHGPSPLSRGQREMLAVVVSVRNRCLY; this is translated from the coding sequence ATGCCCTGGATCAAGGTCTTCACTCTCGAGGAGGCGACCGGCCTGCTCAAGCGCCAGTACGAGGCCGCCATCGCGCGCGCCGGCAAGGTCTGGAACATCGTTTCGGTGATGGGACAGAACCCGCGGGTGATGAAGACCTCGATGGACCTCTACGGCGCCGTCATGCACGGCCCATCGCCCCTCTCGCGGGGGCAGCGCGAGATGCTGGCGGTGGTGGTCTCGGTGCGCAATCGCTGCCTCTATTGA
- a CDS encoding serine/threonine-protein kinase has translation MTANDRWQEIDRLLDAVLDVPADQREAALAAASDDPELRVEVARLLAAGDREETRLSPGGGFGGAVWESLARDLAEPEEELFSGHRVGRYRLVRELGRGGMAVVYLAERADGQFEQQVALKRIHGDLVSAELEQRFELERQILARVQHPGIAQLLDGGVDDEGHPYLVMEYVAGRPIDRYCDEQGLDLDQRLELFLQVARAVDHAHRNLVIHRDLKPSNILVTDDGHAKLLDFGIAKLTGDAGDGLALTRTDARVLTPIFASPEQVGGDPVTTASDLYQLGLLLFLLLTGRWPYPLRGAGAPEVIEAICHRPAKAPSQVLGEGADFDPPTVGPGPRPPADGAHRRRLTGDLDTIVLKALRKEPERRFRSAAQMVEDLERHRAGLPIGARPDTVRYRTGKWIRRHRGATATAVLALVMLVALATVYTWRLRSERDRARRSAAEATQTAELLRGLFEISAPTRSQGEQFTARQLLDRGALRLREELADQPDLQAEMLTLIGDVYGQLALYREARPLLIQATELRRDGPPAALAESLLALARVEMEEGDLAAARTKLESVLATERREHGDDHPRVAQVIDDLGRLERLAGNLPAARDRHRDAVARLTTALGDDAPEVARALKNLGIVLRELRAYGEAKPTLERALALLEKHYGPDHSYTVDARLYLGDALRFTGDSEGARRQYESALPRIERIYGPQHPEVALVLGKLGNLFNATGSSQAALAAHLRALQIREQAYGPLHPRVASSLNNLGLVSWKGESLDQARRYLERSLEVYESSLGEDHPEVVKALRNLAGVLKDSDDHAAALPLYERVVAIREQTYGSEHSLLSAPLFELGALHLELGAPTTAEPLLRRALSLGRNQEPHRHPEVIMPTIALGQCLGLLGRPREARRLLEAVIADDTVDDRLRQRAERALGELS, from the coding sequence GTGACCGCAAACGACCGCTGGCAGGAAATCGACCGACTGCTCGACGCCGTTCTGGACGTTCCGGCGGATCAGCGCGAGGCCGCCCTCGCCGCCGCCAGCGACGACCCCGAGCTACGCGTCGAGGTCGCTCGCCTGCTCGCCGCAGGTGACCGGGAAGAGACCCGCCTGAGCCCCGGCGGAGGCTTCGGTGGAGCCGTCTGGGAAAGCCTCGCCCGGGACCTCGCGGAACCCGAGGAGGAGCTCTTCTCGGGCCATCGCGTGGGGCGCTATCGGTTGGTGCGGGAGCTCGGCCGCGGCGGCATGGCGGTCGTCTATCTCGCCGAACGGGCGGACGGCCAGTTCGAGCAACAGGTCGCCCTGAAGCGCATCCATGGCGACCTGGTGAGCGCCGAGTTGGAGCAGCGCTTCGAGCTCGAGCGCCAGATCCTGGCGCGGGTTCAGCATCCCGGCATCGCCCAGCTCCTCGACGGCGGCGTCGACGACGAAGGCCACCCCTACCTGGTGATGGAGTATGTCGCCGGTCGCCCCATCGACCGCTATTGCGACGAGCAAGGGCTCGACCTCGACCAGCGCCTCGAGCTCTTCCTGCAGGTCGCCCGGGCGGTCGATCACGCCCACCGCAACCTGGTGATCCATCGCGATCTCAAACCGTCGAACATCCTGGTGACGGACGACGGTCACGCCAAGCTGCTCGACTTCGGCATCGCCAAGCTCACCGGCGACGCCGGCGACGGTCTCGCCCTGACCCGCACCGACGCGCGCGTCCTGACACCGATCTTCGCCAGCCCGGAGCAGGTCGGCGGCGACCCCGTCACGACGGCGTCGGACCTCTACCAGCTCGGGCTCCTGCTCTTCCTGCTGCTCACCGGCCGCTGGCCCTATCCGCTACGTGGCGCCGGCGCACCGGAGGTCATCGAAGCGATCTGTCATCGCCCGGCCAAGGCACCGAGCCAGGTCCTCGGCGAGGGCGCGGACTTCGACCCACCCACCGTCGGACCCGGCCCCAGACCGCCGGCCGATGGTGCTCACCGGCGCCGCCTCACCGGCGACCTCGACACCATCGTCCTCAAGGCGCTTCGCAAGGAGCCGGAGCGCCGTTTCCGCTCCGCCGCTCAGATGGTCGAAGACCTCGAGCGCCACCGCGCCGGCCTCCCCATCGGGGCGCGACCGGACACGGTGCGCTACCGCACCGGCAAGTGGATCCGCCGCCACCGCGGCGCCACCGCCACCGCGGTGCTCGCCCTGGTGATGCTCGTCGCTCTCGCCACCGTCTACACCTGGCGCCTGCGCAGCGAGCGAGACCGTGCCCGACGTTCCGCCGCCGAGGCCACCCAAACCGCCGAGCTGCTGCGCGGCCTGTTCGAGATTTCCGCCCCGACCCGCTCCCAGGGCGAGCAGTTCACCGCCCGCCAACTGCTCGACCGCGGCGCTCTACGACTACGCGAAGAGCTCGCCGACCAGCCCGATCTGCAGGCCGAGATGCTCACCTTGATCGGCGACGTCTACGGTCAGCTCGCCCTCTACCGGGAGGCCCGACCGCTGCTGATCCAGGCCACCGAGCTGCGCCGGGATGGCCCGCCGGCGGCCCTCGCCGAGTCGCTGCTGGCGCTGGCGCGCGTCGAGATGGAGGAGGGAGACCTGGCGGCGGCGCGAACCAAGCTCGAATCGGTCCTCGCCACCGAGCGACGTGAGCATGGCGACGACCACCCGCGGGTCGCCCAGGTGATCGACGACTTGGGCCGGCTGGAGCGCCTCGCCGGTAACCTGCCGGCAGCCCGCGACCGACACCGCGATGCCGTCGCCCGGCTCACCACCGCGCTCGGTGACGACGCCCCGGAGGTCGCCCGGGCGCTCAAGAATCTCGGCATCGTCCTGCGCGAGCTGCGCGCCTATGGCGAGGCCAAGCCGACCCTCGAACGGGCCTTGGCCTTGCTCGAGAAGCACTACGGTCCAGACCACTCCTACACCGTCGACGCACGCCTCTACCTCGGCGATGCCCTGCGCTTCACCGGCGACAGCGAGGGCGCTCGCCGGCAGTACGAGTCGGCGCTGCCGCGCATCGAACGCATCTACGGACCGCAGCACCCGGAAGTCGCCCTGGTGCTGGGCAAGCTCGGCAACCTGTTCAATGCCACCGGCTCGTCGCAAGCCGCCCTCGCCGCCCATCTTCGGGCCCTGCAGATTCGCGAGCAGGCCTACGGACCGCTCCACCCCCGGGTGGCCTCGAGCCTCAACAACCTCGGTTTGGTGTCCTGGAAAGGGGAAAGCCTCGACCAGGCGAGGCGATATCTGGAGCGCAGCCTGGAGGTCTACGAAAGCTCCCTGGGGGAAGATCACCCGGAGGTGGTCAAGGCGCTGCGCAACCTGGCCGGCGTGCTCAAGGACTCGGACGATCACGCCGCCGCTCTGCCCCTCTACGAAAGGGTGGTGGCGATTCGGGAACAGACCTACGGCTCAGAGCACTCGCTGCTGTCGGCGCCGCTCTTCGAGCTCGGCGCGCTGCACCTCGAGCTCGGCGCCCCGACCACCGCCGAACCGCTGCTGCGGCGCGCCCTCAGCCTGGGCCGTAACCAGGAGCCTCACCGTCACCCGGAGGTCATCATGCCGACCATCGCCCTCGGGCAGTGCCTCGGCCTTCTCGGCCGACCTCGCGAAGCTCGCCGACTGCTCGAAGCGGTGATCGCCGACGACACCGTCGACGATCGTCTCCGGCAACGCGCTGAGCGCGCCCTCGGCGAGCTTTCCTGA
- a CDS encoding tetratricopeptide repeat protein gives MSGRRLVWPLVLVLVLVLVAHVAQARRQLQASRILRQVENTTTTLVAAGRGAPRIYWLHVELLEKARRLDPADSRIVLALGSQYLLLQRPQEAAKTYREALDLEARPEIYLNLGRAELAAGDEDAARESFRRAVLLDPNQKRLVPQELRPQ, from the coding sequence GTGAGCGGGCGTCGGCTGGTCTGGCCGCTGGTGCTGGTGCTGGTCTTGGTGCTGGTGGCCCACGTCGCCCAGGCGCGTCGTCAACTGCAGGCGAGCCGCATTCTGCGCCAGGTGGAGAACACCACCACCACGCTGGTGGCCGCCGGTCGCGGCGCGCCGCGCATCTACTGGCTCCACGTCGAGCTGCTCGAGAAGGCGCGCCGTCTCGATCCGGCCGACTCTCGCATCGTGTTGGCCCTCGGCAGTCAGTACTTGCTGCTGCAGCGTCCGCAGGAGGCGGCGAAGACCTATCGCGAGGCCCTCGACCTCGAGGCGCGACCGGAGATCTACCTCAACCTCGGTCGCGCCGAGCTGGCGGCCGGCGACGAAGACGCGGCGCGCGAGAGCTTTCGCCGGGCCGTGCTCCTCGATCCCAATCAGAAACGCCTGGTACCGCAAGAGCTGCGCCCGCAGTAG
- a CDS encoding zf-HC2 domain-containing protein has product MTSHSDPALQRLLALLTEERSTDDHPAPPELAAFCDGELLEDRERAIRDHLALCPQCSQWVIDRQEFRELAAAPPAAHLEDDEVADAWASLSARLEPEHPSEDPAASPPADPPADPPPHLAAPAVGAVTVDVAGRGGFPRERLWQGIAAAALATLVLVVGLPGRVSDSRPSSFVINVETLLQPVDASILRDPGTPITPLAIDPEAEFTFVQLEDPPRGTDPQPAELLDGAGETLWRGDWSWQSHGDHGTLLPNRHLQAGSYDLIVRARNPEQEVRYRFRVKTAKSP; this is encoded by the coding sequence ATGACGTCCCACTCCGACCCTGCGCTCCAGCGACTGCTCGCTCTCTTGACCGAGGAGCGATCAACGGACGATCACCCGGCGCCTCCCGAGCTGGCGGCCTTTTGCGACGGAGAGCTTCTCGAAGACCGTGAACGGGCGATTCGCGACCACCTCGCTCTTTGCCCGCAGTGCTCCCAATGGGTGATCGATCGCCAGGAGTTTCGAGAGCTCGCCGCGGCTCCCCCGGCGGCTCACCTCGAGGACGATGAGGTCGCCGATGCCTGGGCTTCGCTGAGCGCTCGCCTCGAGCCCGAGCACCCTTCCGAAGACCCCGCCGCGAGCCCGCCGGCGGACCCGCCGGCGGACCCGCCGCCGCACCTTGCCGCCCCAGCGGTCGGGGCCGTCACGGTCGACGTTGCGGGACGCGGAGGCTTCCCTCGCGAACGACTGTGGCAAGGGATCGCCGCCGCCGCGCTGGCGACCCTGGTGCTGGTCGTCGGGCTCCCCGGCAGGGTCTCCGATTCGAGGCCCTCGAGCTTCGTGATCAACGTCGAAACGCTGTTGCAGCCGGTGGACGCTTCGATCCTTCGAGACCCCGGTACCCCCATCACTCCTCTCGCGATCGATCCCGAGGCCGAGTTCACCTTCGTTCAGCTCGAAGATCCTCCGCGCGGGACAGACCCGCAGCCGGCCGAGCTGCTCGATGGCGCCGGCGAAACCCTGTGGCGAGGCGACTGGTCCTGGCAAAGCCATGGAGACCACGGCACGCTGCTGCCCAACCGCCATCTCCAAGCCGGCTCCTACGACTTGATCGTGAGGGCTCGAAATCCCGAGCAGGAAGTCAGATATCGCTTCCGGGTCAAGACAGCGAAATCTCCATGA